The genomic region AGAGCGACTTCGTTTCCCGTGAAACGGCGTTGATCAAGGTCCATACCAGGCAAGAGGATCGGGCCGAGGCGCTGAGGATTGCCGATATTTTCCGCGCGAATGTCATCGATTCCACGCCCTCGACCTATACGATCGAGGTCACGGGTGATCCGGCGAAAATCGAAGCCATCATCAATCTACTGCAGCCGCTAGGGATCAAGGAGCTGACCAGAACCGGGCGGGTGGCGGTGGCGCGTGAACCTCTTCGGTCCGCCGCGGTTCAACCCAAGAAGATCGCCCGCGAATAAGCGTGGTCGACACTTAACAGTCCCCCAGCAACATTTTATTGTCATCCAGGAGCCAGCGATGAAGATCTATTATGACAAGGATGCCGACCTTCAACACATACGGAACAAGACCGTGGCGGTCGTCGGATATGGCAGCCAAGGGCACGCTCATGCGCTCAACATGAAAGAGAGCGGAGTCTCGGTCGTGATCGGCCTGCGTGAAGGCGCTTCCTGGAAAAAGGCCGAGCATAGCGGATTGAAGGTCATGCCCGTTGCCGATGCGGTGAAAGCGTCGGACATCGTCATGATCCTTGCCCCGGATGAAGCGCAGGCGGCCATCTATCGCCAGGAGATCGCACCGAACTTAAAGCCCGGCGCCTATCTCGCATTCGGTCATGGATTCAACATCCATTTCGGACAGATCGTTCCGCCTCCCTCGATCAATGTGTTCATGGTCGCTCCCAAAGGGCCTGGACATTTGGTACGATCAGAGTACACGAAGGGAAGCGGCGTGCCCTGTTTGTTGGCTGTGCATCAAGACCCGAGCGGAACCACGCGGCAGGTGGGCTTGGCCTATGCCAGCGCGATCGGCGGCGGACGTGCCGGCGTCATCGAAACAAACTTCCGTGAGGAAACAGAAACTGACTTGTTCGGCGAACAGGCGGTGCTGTGCGGCGGGCTGACGTCGCTCATTCAGGCCGGATATGAGACCCTCGTGGAAGCCGGATATTCGCCGGAGATGGCCTATTTCGAGTGTTTACACGAGGTCAAGCTCATCGTGGATCTGATCTACCAGGGTGGGATCGCAAACATGCGATATTCCATCAGCACGACCGCCAAGTACGGAGATGTTACACGTGGGCCTCGGGTCGTCACGGAACAGACCAAGCAGGAGATGAAACAGATCTTGCGGGAGATCCAGGAAGGACGGTTCGCGAAGGAATGGGTCTTGGAGAACCAGGCCAACCGTCCGGTCTACAACGCATTGCTGGCCAAAGGTGAAGCTCATCCGATCGAGGCTGTCGGTGCTCGGCTGCGGGCGATGATGCCCTGGTTGAAAAAAGATCAGTTGGTCGACAAGAACAAGAATTGATGAGGGCTTCGGCTTCCCTCACGCGCTCTATCGGCTGAGGATTAGGATCTGCTGGAACAGTCGGCGGCGCGTGTTGAGGGTGCGCAGCCGAGGCGGTTTCTCGTTGGGGGCGGAGGTCTTTCGTGGCCGATCGTGCCGTCGGCATCCCAGTTGCCAAAGAAGGAATTCCCTTCATCGCGGTCGCCGCCGGCGGTACACTGGCGACGGGATGGATGGGCTGGCCCATTGCAGCGGGAGCGGCAGGGCTGTTGACGCTGTTCGTCTCATGGTTCTTCCGCAATCCACCCCGGACCATTCCGCAGGGAGCACGGCTCGTGGTTGCGCCTGGCGATGGAAAGGTCATTGCCGTCGAAGAAGAGTTCGAACCTCGTTACCTCAAGGATCGCAGTATCCGAGTCACGATCTTCTTGAATGTGTTCGATGTGCACATCAATAGAATTCCGTGCGAAGGGACCGTCGAAAACGTGCAGTACCAACCGGGACAGTTCCTGGTGGCCAGCAAACCCGAAGCCACGATTAAGAACGAACAAAACGCTTTGATGATCAAGGCCGGGCAAGGAGCGAAGGTTCTCTGCGTTCAGGTGGCCGGCTTGATTGCGAGACGGATCATTTGTTGGGTGTCGCCGCCGGAACGGGCGGTGCTGGGTGAGCGGTTCGGATTGATTCGGTTCGGGTCTCGTATGGATACATTCCTCCCGCTGGGATCAGTGATCAAGGTCGCCGTCGGCGATCGCGTGAAGGGTGGGGAGTCCATCCTGGGAGAACTGCCATGAAGACTACTGGACTGCGCCAGTCGTTCGCCAAAGGCGGGAAGCGTCATAAAGCGGCGATGCATTTGATCCCGAACCTGTTCACGACGGGGAACTTGTTCTGCGGTGTATTCGCGATCCTGTCGGTCTTTAACGCAAACTACCTGGCCGCCGCAGTGGCGATTCTGGTGGCCATGGTGTTTGACGTTCTCGACGGCAAATCCGCTCGCTTGACCAACAGCACCAGCCATTTCGGCTTGGAATACGATTCGCTTTCCGACGTGGTGTCGTTCGGCGTCGCTCCTGGTCTGCTCATCTATTCATGGGCGCTCAGTGGACAGGGCACGTTCGGCATTGCGGTCATGTTTGCCTACGTGGCCATGGGTGCGGTGCGTCTCGCGCGATTCAACGCTTCAGCGACTGCCTCGGACGGAAAGTATTTCACCGGACTGGCCATACCGGCTGCCGCAGGCGTCGTGGCCTCTTTGGTAATTTTCGATCATCACGTCGTGCGAACCGGCTCGGAAATCAAGCCGATCTTGGTGCTGATTATCACCCTGGTTTTGTCGTTTTTGATGGTCAGCACTATCAAGTATCGGAGTTTCAAGGACTTGAAGTTCCGAGGTGGTCGCCACATCACCTATCTAGTATGGGGCATCCTGACCGTGGTAC from Nitrospira japonica harbors:
- the ilvN gene encoding acetolactate synthase small subunit encodes the protein MEHIISVTVENKFGVLSRIAGLFSGRGFNIESLSVAPTLDPSMSQMTIVTSGDERIVEQIVKQLNKLIDVIKVVDLNESDFVSRETALIKVHTRQEDRAEALRIADIFRANVIDSTPSTYTIEVTGDPAKIEAIINLLQPLGIKELTRTGRVAVAREPLRSAAVQPKKIARE
- the ilvC gene encoding ketol-acid reductoisomerase; its protein translation is MKIYYDKDADLQHIRNKTVAVVGYGSQGHAHALNMKESGVSVVIGLREGASWKKAEHSGLKVMPVADAVKASDIVMILAPDEAQAAIYRQEIAPNLKPGAYLAFGHGFNIHFGQIVPPPSINVFMVAPKGPGHLVRSEYTKGSGVPCLLAVHQDPSGTTRQVGLAYASAIGGGRAGVIETNFREETETDLFGEQAVLCGGLTSLIQAGYETLVEAGYSPEMAYFECLHEVKLIVDLIYQGGIANMRYSISTTAKYGDVTRGPRVVTEQTKQEMKQILREIQEGRFAKEWVLENQANRPVYNALLAKGEAHPIEAVGARLRAMMPWLKKDQLVDKNKN
- a CDS encoding phosphatidylserine decarboxylase family protein, with the protein product MADRAVGIPVAKEGIPFIAVAAGGTLATGWMGWPIAAGAAGLLTLFVSWFFRNPPRTIPQGARLVVAPGDGKVIAVEEEFEPRYLKDRSIRVTIFLNVFDVHINRIPCEGTVENVQYQPGQFLVASKPEATIKNEQNALMIKAGQGAKVLCVQVAGLIARRIICWVSPPERAVLGERFGLIRFGSRMDTFLPLGSVIKVAVGDRVKGGESILGELP
- the pssA gene encoding CDP-diacylglycerol--serine O-phosphatidyltransferase produces the protein MKTTGLRQSFAKGGKRHKAAMHLIPNLFTTGNLFCGVFAILSVFNANYLAAAVAILVAMVFDVLDGKSARLTNSTSHFGLEYDSLSDVVSFGVAPGLLIYSWALSGQGTFGIAVMFAYVAMGAVRLARFNASATASDGKYFTGLAIPAAAGVVASLVIFDHHVVRTGSEIKPILVLIITLVLSFLMVSTIKYRSFKDLKFRGGRHITYLVWGILTVVLVAAWPQVMLFVIFAGYALLGPVERLITLVTRTGKQIQPKKEQPAVESKF